A window from Gottschalkiaceae bacterium SANA encodes these proteins:
- the rpmI gene encoding 50S ribosomal protein L35: protein MPKMKSHRGAAKRFKKTGTGKFKRHSNYTSHLFKSKSPKRKRQLRQGKIACPSDEKKLQQMLPY, encoded by the coding sequence ATGCCTAAAATGAAATCTCATCGCGGAGCTGCAAAGCGATTTAAAAAAACTGGAACAGGTAAATTCAAAAGACACAGCAATTATACGAGTCACTTATTCAAGTCAAAATCTCCGAAGCGAAAGCGTCAATTGAGACAAGGAAAAATTGCTTGCCCAAGTGATGAAAAAAAGCTACAACAAATGCTACCGTACTAA
- the rplT gene encoding 50S ribosomal protein L20 produces MARVKGAMNARKKHKKVLKLAKGYYGQASRSFRPANQAVMRSMRFAYIGRKLKKRDFRKLWIARINAATRLNGMSYSRFINGLKKSEIEVNRKMLSEMAIHDPAGFTALVNIAKESVK; encoded by the coding sequence ATGGCTAGAGTAAAAGGTGCGATGAACGCACGAAAGAAGCACAAGAAAGTATTAAAACTAGCAAAAGGCTATTATGGCCAAGCAAGCCGTTCGTTCCGTCCAGCGAACCAAGCGGTTATGCGCTCAATGCGCTTCGCTTATATCGGACGTAAATTAAAGAAACGTGATTTCCGTAAACTTTGGATTGCTCGTATTAATGCAGCAACTCGTTTAAACGGAATGTCATACAGCCGCTTTATCAATGGTTTGAAGAAATCAGAGATCGAAGTAAACCGCAAAATGTTGTCTGAAATGGCAATTCATGATCCTGCAGGTTTTACAGCATTGGTTAATATTGCCAAGGAAAGCGTAAAATAA
- a CDS encoding TrkH family potassium uptake protein, with the protein MITIDIRSRLDEISAKPARFLAIGFFLLILVGATLLNLPISSIDGNSVGFVDALFTSASAVCVTGLIVVNTAAHWTFFGKLIILVLIQIGGLGFMTMATLVALVLGRKITLKNRLILQEELNNLTLSGVVKLTKYVLYSTFLIEAVGALILSFRFVPDFGFWKGIWFSIFHSISAFCNAGFDLIGNSMESYSGSFLVIMTMSFLVVIGGIGFSVFINLSQTIRMKKNMSRLSLHTKLVLVITGGLLVVGFIFIYLVEFTNPETLGSMTAGEKILAAVFQSVVPRTAGFNSIPMNSMRDASTFFIIMLMFIGGSPGSTAGGVKTTTIGVVFLTILSNIKGKEDVEIYKRRIPQGAINKAITIFMLGFFVCLVSTLLLAISEDASFLDVLFETVSAYATVGLSRGITADLTIFGRLLIIGNMFFGRLGPLTIAFALAERTKTNKGIYHFAEENINVG; encoded by the coding sequence ATGATCACAATCGATATTCGAAGTCGTCTCGATGAGATTAGTGCAAAGCCGGCTCGCTTTCTGGCGATCGGTTTCTTTTTATTGATTTTAGTGGGAGCAACGCTGCTGAATTTACCCATATCTTCTATAGATGGGAATAGCGTTGGCTTTGTTGATGCCCTTTTTACTTCTGCTTCGGCAGTCTGCGTAACAGGGCTTATTGTTGTAAATACAGCGGCGCATTGGACCTTTTTTGGAAAACTGATCATACTGGTCTTAATACAGATTGGTGGACTGGGTTTTATGACCATGGCGACCCTTGTTGCCTTGGTATTAGGCCGTAAGATTACCTTGAAAAATCGATTGATTTTACAAGAGGAGTTGAACAATTTAACACTCTCTGGCGTTGTTAAATTGACAAAATATGTCTTATATTCGACCTTCTTAATTGAGGCGGTCGGTGCATTGATCCTTTCTTTCCGTTTTGTGCCGGATTTTGGGTTTTGGAAAGGAATTTGGTTTTCAATCTTTCACTCGATTTCTGCTTTTTGTAATGCTGGATTTGATTTGATTGGAAATAGCATGGAAAGCTATTCGGGAAGTTTTTTGGTGATTATGACTATGAGCTTCTTGGTTGTGATTGGAGGAATTGGATTTTCTGTTTTCATTAATCTTTCTCAAACTATCCGAATGAAAAAAAATATGTCACGTTTGAGCTTACATACAAAACTCGTTCTCGTCATCACTGGTGGATTGTTGGTCGTTGGATTTATCTTTATTTATCTGGTCGAATTTACAAACCCAGAGACGCTGGGTTCTATGACCGCAGGGGAAAAGATCCTTGCAGCAGTTTTTCAATCTGTTGTGCCAAGAACCGCAGGATTCAACAGTATTCCCATGAACAGCATGCGAGATGCATCTACCTTCTTTATCATTATGTTGATGTTTATCGGTGGTTCTCCAGGCTCTACAGCAGGTGGAGTAAAAACCACAACGATCGGTGTAGTCTTTTTAACGATTCTATCGAATATCAAAGGCAAGGAAGATGTGGAAATCTATAAAAGAAGAATTCCGCAAGGTGCCATTAATAAAGCTATTACCATTTTTATGCTCGGTTTTTTTGTTTGCCTTGTCTCTACCTTGTTGTTGGCCATTTCAGAGGATGCCAGTTTTTTGGATGTTCTCTTTGAAACCGTTTCTGCCTATGCAACGGTGGGATTAAGCCGTGGAATTACGGCAGACTTAACCATATTTGGACGTTTGCTTATTATTGGAAATATGTTTTTTGGGCGACTGGGTCCATTGACCATTGCTTTTGCCTTGGCAGAGAGAACAAAAACGAATAAAGGAATTTATCATTTTGCGGAAGAAAATATCAATGTTGGGTAG
- a CDS encoding TrkA family potassium uptake protein, which produces MKQFVVIGCGRFGSSLARTLFDLGYDVMVIDKNPEKIQEISPYVTHAVQADALDETTLKAIGIGNFDVATVALGTNLEASIMTTLIVKELGVKMVIAKAQNENHGKVLEKLGADRIVHPERDMGVRIARNLVSSNLLDYIEFAPDYGIVEISALKDWEGKTLVELQLPTRYGINVIAIKHTDSINISPAADEVIDKEDILVVIGGNQELIQLEKEGQR; this is translated from the coding sequence ATGAAACAATTTGTCGTAATAGGATGCGGTCGATTTGGATCAAGTTTAGCAAGAACATTATTTGATTTGGGATATGATGTCATGGTTATAGATAAGAATCCTGAAAAAATTCAAGAAATTTCGCCCTATGTAACCCATGCGGTTCAAGCGGATGCTTTAGACGAAACAACCTTAAAAGCGATTGGGATCGGCAATTTTGATGTGGCGACTGTAGCCTTAGGTACCAATTTAGAGGCGTCTATCATGACGACACTGATCGTTAAGGAATTGGGTGTGAAAATGGTCATTGCCAAAGCACAGAATGAAAATCATGGAAAGGTGCTAGAAAAACTTGGTGCTGATCGAATTGTTCATCCGGAACGAGATATGGGTGTTCGTATTGCTCGTAACTTAGTATCCTCCAATCTTTTGGATTATATTGAATTTGCTCCTGATTATGGAATCGTAGAAATAAGTGCCTTAAAGGATTGGGAAGGGAAAACTCTAGTTGAACTTCAGTTACCTACTCGATACGGCATCAATGTAATTGCGATCAAACATACGGATAGCATTAATATTTCACCAGCAGCGGATGAAGTGATTGATAAGGAAGACATCCTTGTGGTCATCGGGGGCAACCAAGAATTGATTCAATTGGAAAAAGAAGGACAACGATAG
- a CDS encoding RNA methyltransferase encodes MEFIRLSQEQTKRWTKLKQKKYRVREQKYIVEGLRLLGAAEASHQNIEAVIVTNQFQEEAKGTEILQRIQAPVYLADEKNWKRISETVHGQGILAIVSMKELLESEQEWSRRILILDRIQDPGNLGTILRTAEAFGFRDIFLTRGCVDCYDSKVIRSSMGGIFTLQLHIWESDSLEEAKAKGYQCIASSLSDSDPLPVVNFEDQVALIIGNEANGIRKEWIESSNLRVQIPMTGQAESLNAGIAAGILMYAIQSHQRIDVF; translated from the coding sequence GTGGAATTCATTCGATTGTCACAAGAACAGACGAAAAGATGGACAAAATTAAAGCAGAAAAAATACCGTGTGCGGGAACAAAAGTATATTGTTGAGGGTCTTCGTTTGCTTGGGGCAGCAGAGGCTTCTCATCAAAACATTGAGGCTGTCATTGTAACAAACCAGTTTCAAGAAGAAGCAAAAGGTACTGAAATTCTCCAACGAATTCAAGCACCCGTTTATCTGGCGGATGAAAAGAATTGGAAAAGAATCAGTGAAACCGTTCATGGTCAAGGAATTCTCGCCATTGTTTCTATGAAAGAATTGCTTGAAAGTGAGCAAGAGTGGAGTCGACGGATTCTCATTCTTGACCGCATACAAGATCCAGGAAATTTGGGTACAATTCTTCGCACGGCAGAAGCCTTTGGGTTTCGCGATATTTTTTTGACTCGTGGTTGTGTAGATTGCTATGACAGTAAGGTGATTCGTTCTTCTATGGGTGGAATTTTTACTTTGCAACTGCATATTTGGGAATCTGATTCATTAGAGGAAGCCAAGGCAAAGGGCTATCAATGTATCGCAAGTTCCTTGAGTGACTCCGATCCATTGCCTGTTGTGAATTTTGAAGATCAAGTTGCTTTAATTATCGGTAACGAAGCCAATGGGATTCGTAAGGAATGGATTGAATCGTCTAACCTGCGCGTGCAAATACCTATGACCGGACAAGCAGAATCTTTAAACGCTGGGATTGCAGCGGGTATTCTCATGTATGCCATACAATCTCATCAAAGGATTGATGTTTTTTGA